Genomic window (Estrella lausannensis):
TGGCAAAGAGAAAGCTCTCGCGATTGAATGATCGTAAGCCACCTAATATTAGAAGTCACCTAATATTAAAGAAATGGGGCGGCTTACGATCATTCAATCCTGAGACTTTCTCAAAGCCAAAATCCCAAGTTTTGAGATACTTTCGGTATAGCTCATCATCCGGCTTTTTGATGGCTGAGGTGGTGAAAAGAGCGAAGGGGTGGTGTTTGTCGAAAGCTAGCCAAAAACTTAAAACCTTAATGCCGCACAGATAATCATCTAAAAAAACGGTAGGTATTTGCAAGTCCGGTTCCGTAAAACCACTCCGTGACGTGCGGTTTTGCAGCTATTGATGTATCACTTCTCGGGGGATTTCCAGCAGGGGCAAACCGTTAATGGCCAAGCCGGATCTCTTTTTTGATCCTGTCGATGAGCGGCTTTTTGGCTTCTCGGTATTTTTCTCCCTCTTCCGGATAGCGGAGAGCTGCCTGTTTTTTAATGGAGGCATAAAGAGCCCTTTCAGCAGGGTGGTCTCGCAAATAATTGCGGAAATCAATGAGTTCATCCCACTCTGGGCAGCCCTCCGGCAGCAGATGGAGATGATAGAGGTTGTACGGGCCCCGCAAGTCTTTCAGATAGGCTTTAAAAAAGCGCCTCTCGCCACTGCTGCCTGATAAGTTGAAGGCGTAGCCGAGGTCTTCGATCGCCTTCTCGGCATTTTTCAGATCATCGATAGGACAGCAAACGGCCAGGTCGATGATGCCTTTGCCTCCCAGATCAGGAACTGCCGTACTGCCCACATGTTCAACCAGCGTCTTGTGTGGTAAAACTGCCAGGAGACGATCTTTTTCTTGGGTGAAGAGATTGGGGAAGTGCCGAGAGTAGTCTTTGTAGGCATATTTTTTTGTCAGCAGATAGATGTCGGTGTAAACCCCCAAGAAAAGAGAGCTTTTGACTCTCTTCATCCCTAACCTCTTTGCCAGCTTTATGCTGCGGAGGTTTTCCGGCTCGATGAGGGCGATCAGGCAATTTAGGTCGAGTGTCTTAAATGCCCAATCGGAAATGCACCTCGTAGCCTCAAAGGCAAGACCTTTGCCCCAGTATTTTGGCAAAAGGCGGTACCCGAGCTCTTTGTGGATCTCGCCGTCGATCTCCCATTGCTTGATGCCGGCAAAGCCGATCACTGCCTTGGATGACTTTTCCTCCAGTGCGAAAAGTCCGAAACCATGCTCTTGATAATCCTGGCGCAGCTTTGCAAAAAGCACATCCACATCGGCATCATTTGCCGGCCCTTTCAAAGAAAAGCGCATCACCTCGGGATCTTGTACAAGGGATTTAAAGGCTGCTCGGTCATCCTCCCGGAACCAGCGGATGGTCAGACGGGCCGTCTCAGCAATCAACATATACCGAA
Coding sequences:
- a CDS encoding GNAT family N-acetyltransferase; protein product: MLIAETARLTIRWFREDDRAAFKSLVQDPEVMRFSLKGPANDADVDVLFAKLRQDYQEHGFGLFALEEKSSKAVIGFAGIKQWEIDGEIHKELGYRLLPKYWGKGLAFEATRCISDWAFKTLDLNCLIALIEPENLRSIKLAKRLGMKRVKSSLFLGVYTDIYLLTKKYAYKDYSRHFPNLFTQEKDRLLAVLPHKTLVEHVGSTAVPDLGGKGIIDLAVCCPIDDLKNAEKAIEDLGYAFNLSGSSGERRFFKAYLKDLRGPYNLYHLHLLPEGCPEWDELIDFRNYLRDHPAERALYASIKKQAALRYPEEGEKYREAKKPLIDRIKKEIRLGH